From a single Mus musculus strain C57BL/6J chromosome 12, GRCm38.p6 C57BL/6J genomic region:
- the Cmpk2 gene encoding UMP-CMP kinase 2, mitochondrial precursor: MALISRPRAPLWLGRLSRRLCGRHQACMGTMARPRRFTVELPDCSLTHFVLGDATDHRDARLAELLGPPGRSYALCVPLAPGEGCGPRVQAARVHHRLLQQLRRGPLQRCQLSKLLGYGPGDQAGEAQHGFLLRDPCDHPDTRRDLLQLLGSCQEAARPQLAEFQADSQGLLWQRLWELQGDRQVQVDCACVLPAQEPHLHPLLPDLLNSAVFQDRDAARAVLEECTSFIPEARAVLDLVDQCPKEVQKGKFQVIAIEGLDATGKTTLTQSVSESLKAVLLQSPPPCISQWRKIFDDEPTIIRRAFYSLGNYLVASEIAKESTNFPVIVDRYWHSTATYAIATEVSGGLQYLPPAHHPVYQWPGDLLKPDLVLLLTVNSEERVRRLQGRGQEKTKEEAELEANNVFRQKVEMTYQRMENPSCHLVDASPSRETVLQKVLELIQSSGR; this comes from the exons ATGGCCCTAATAAGCCGCCCTCGAGCCCCACTGTGGCTCGGGCGTCTGTCGCGGAGGCTGTGCGGGCGACACCAGGCCTGCATGGGGACCATGGCTCGGCCGCGGCGCTTCACTGTGGAGCTGCCAGATTGCTCCCTGACTCACTTCGTCCTGGGGGATGCAACAGACCACAGGGATGCACGCCTGGCAGAGCTGCTCGGCCCCCCAGGGCGCAGCTACGCGCTGTGTGTGCCCCTGGCTCCAGGCGAAGGCTGCGGGCCCCGGGTGCAGGCGGCCCGGGTGCACCATCGCCTGCTGCAGCAGCTGCGCCGGGGTCCTTTACAGAGATGCCAACTGAGCAAGCTTCTGGGCTATGGTCCGGGCGATCAGGCCGGCGAAGCCCAGCATGGCTTCCTGCTGCGGGACCCTTGCGACCACCCGGACACTCGGCGCGACTTGCTCCAGCTTCTGGGCTCCTGCCAGGAGGCGGCGCGCCCGCAGTTGGCCGAGTTCCAGGCCGACTCCCAGGGTTTGCTGTGGCAGCGTCTGTGGGAGTTGCAGGGAGACAGGCAGGTGCAGGTGGACTGCGCATGCGTCCTGCCGGCACAGGAACCTCATCTGCACCCATTGCTGCCAGATCTGCTTAACTCTGCGGTGTTCCAAGACCGGGACGCGGCAAGGGCTGTCTTGGAAGAG TGCACATCCTTTATTCCAGAAGCCCGGGCAGTACTTGACCTAGTTGACCAGTGCCCAAAGGAGGTCCAGAAAGGGAAGTTCCAGGTCATTGCCATTGAAGGACTGGATGCCACTG GTAAGACCACACTGACGCAGTCAGTGTCAGAGTCTCTCAAGGCTGTCCTCCTACAGTCGCCACCCCCCTGTATCAGCCAGTGGAGGAAGATCTTTGATGATGAACCTACTATCATTCGAAGAGCCTTTTATTCTTTGGGCAATTATCTCGTGGCTTCTGAAATAGCTAAAGAATCAACCAACTTTCCTGTTATTGTAGACAG GTACTGGCATAGCACAGCCACCTACGCCATAGCTACTGAGGTGAGTGGAGGCCTACAGTACCTACCCCCTGCCCACCACCCTGTGTACCAGTGGCCAGGGGACCTGCTGAAGCCCGACTTGGTCCTGCTGCTGACTGTGAATTCTGAGGAGAGAGTGCGGAGACTGCAGGGCCGGGGTCAGGAGAAAACTAAAGAAGAGGCTGAACTTGAGGCCAATAATGTGTTTCGTCAGAA